GGAAGTAATGCACGAGCGCAACGCTCACAACTTCCCCCTCGATTTGGCTGCTGGTGAAGCTGCTCCTGTTGCTTTGACTGCTCCTCAAATCAATGGTTAATTCTTTAGCTTGATTGATTTGTAGAAAGGCGTTCCTTCGGGAACGCCTTTTTGATTGATATAGCAATCGCCACTTCATTTAGGTCAAGGGGATCTGGGTTCGCGCCCCCAACCAGGGGTTCTACCCCTGCACCCTGTCCTAGCCCAAGTCCCTAAGGCAATAACATAGCTTCGGTCAGAAAGCTCAAGATAAAAATGGCTCAAACACTTATTCTGAGAAGGCTTCCTGACTCGCCTCCGCCACATCGAATATGGCTAAGGCTATAAGCTCATACTCTGAGATTGCTCAAGAGAGTGTTGCAAAATTAACCGAAATTCAGCGATCCCCATTGTGGGATCGCTTTTTTGCTGCTAATCTCTGAGTTTGTTTCAAATTTGTTTCAATTTCAACTTGATTTAAGGTTTGGTTTTTT
The window above is part of the Oscillatoria sp. FACHB-1407 genome. Proteins encoded here:
- a CDS encoding photosystem II protein D1, whose product is EVMHERNAHNFPLDLAAGEAAPVALTAPQING